A stretch of Triticum aestivum cultivar Chinese Spring chromosome 1D, IWGSC CS RefSeq v2.1, whole genome shotgun sequence DNA encodes these proteins:
- the LOC123182364 gene encoding WEB family protein At2g38370, translated as MAEVAAHAQAGEALVLAAMRGRGEVDTSSQFESVRQAVDRFGGGAVSPWRQPPSPPPPPLQLRPEEVELMKVEEQTVKVEMGLFVKESETFKVLKELESTKQVIDDLKLQIEKATSECGNAAIDHADTMKIHPLPKIEQKMDDHTGPLIQSINTIQSPLATLMKLNQAKAFLSMDTVKMFKCQIEEEKASLERTRERVQLNMEKASALEAELSKTAAQLQAAKDPKPVLEPYDIWLQMKQLNAEKDKHRKMVEDSKLEIGELTSTIEHTRSKAKTLQFRIVMAEKLKEASRRGEAYALAEMGKRRNVEDPESATCDVTLSVEEHSKLLREAEEAEVASRNRIDAAMQELDQANQGKAEVLERVDEAMAAVESSRKVLEEALKREEAANKAKLAAEDALGRLRSDQIILNWRPTGNINSNNAVKFKTSATPVTPRKAAGTGIYDVNGLSLVATTPKSTKAMSIGQILSMKLDCEFETATTGKTAGKTASSTKKKKVSLGQMLSQKYEMYSPMRIDHDGASRKQFHPRRRRLGFVVYALLLARQKHRKKRQQARASSCTKVV; from the exons ATGGCGGAAGTAGCGGCGCACGCGCAGGCCGGCGAGGCGCTGGTGCTGGCGGCAATGCGGGGGCGCGGCGAGGTGGACACGTCGTCGCAGTTCGAGTCCGTGCGCCAGGCCGTCGACCgcttcggcggcggcgccgtctcccCGTGGcgccagccgccgtcgccgccgccgccgccgctccagctCCGGCCGGAG GAGGTAGAACTCATGAAAGTTGAGGAACAAACTGTGAAGGTCGAGATGGGGCTCTTTGTTAAGGAAAGCGAAACATTCAAGGTGCTGAAAGAGTTGGAGTCAACAAAGCAGGTTATTGATGACTTGAAGTTACAGATAGAGAAGGCAACATCAGAGTGTGGAAATGCAGCAATAGATCATGCTGATACCATGAAGATCCATCCACTTCCTAAAATAGAACAGAAAATGGATGACCATACGGGGCCACTGATCCAGAGCATAAATACCATACAGTCTCCACTAGCCACACTGATGAAGCTGAATCAGGCAAAAGCATTCCTGAGCATGGACACTGTCAAGATGTTTAAGTGCCAGATAGAGGAGGAGAAAGCATCCCTTGAGAGAACCCGTGAGAGGGTGCAGTTGAATATGGAGAAAGCTTCAGCATTGGAAGCAGAGTTGAGCAAAACTGCCGCGCAGCTACAAGCAGCAAAAGACCCGAAACCTGTGCTGGAACCTTATGACATATGGCTGCAGATGAAGCAGTTGAATGCTGAAAAAGACAAGCACAGGAAGATGGTCGAGGATTCGAAGCTCGAGATTGGTGAATTAACTTCCACAATTGAGCACACGAGGTCTAAGGCGAAGACTCTTCAGTTCAGGATTGTCATGGCCGAAAAGTTGAAGGAAGCCTCAAGGAGGGGGGAAGCTTATGCCCTCGCGGAGATGGGAAAACGACGCAACGTGGAGGACCCGGAGAGTGCTACATGTGACGTCACACTTTCTGTCGAAGAACACTCCAAGCTCCTGCGCGAAGCGGAAGAAGCAGAGGTTGCCTCTAGGAACAGAATAGACGCGGCAATGCAGGAGCTCGATCAGGCAAACCAGGGCAAGGCAGAAGTTTTGGAAAGAGTGGACGAGGCAATGGCCGCTGTCGAGTCCAGCAGGAAGGTTCTGGAGGAGGCCCTGAAGAGGGAGGAGGCCGCAAACAAAGCTAAGCTCGCAGCCGAAGATGCGCTCGGGAGGCTGCGGTCTGACCAAATAATCCTGAACTGGCGACCGACCGGTAACATTAACAGCAATAATGCTGTGAAGTTCAAGACCTCGGCAACGCCGGTGACACCCCGGAAGGCGGCGGGCACGGGGATCTACGACGTGAACGGCCTGAGCCTGGTGGCCACCACGCCGAAGAGCACCAAGGCGATGTCCATCGGGCAGATCCTGAGCATGAAGCTCGACTGTGAGTTCGAAACTGCCACCACCGGGAAGACTGCTGGTAAGACGGCgagctcaacgaagaagaagaaggtgtCGCTGGGGCAGATGCTGAGCCAGAAGTACGAGATGTACTCGCCGATGAGGATCGACCACGACGGCGCGTCCCGCAAGCAGTTCCACCCCAGGCGGCGCAGGCTGGGGTTCGTGGTGTACGCGCTGCTCCTGGCCAGGCAGAAGCACAGGAAGAAGAGGCAGCAGGCCCGGGCATCCTCCTGCACCAAGGTCGTGTAG